The following proteins are encoded in a genomic region of Phycisphaera sp.:
- a CDS encoding type III polyketide synthase, with protein sequence MSARLLGIGTATPTGRLDQAATAQMVAAIGGVRPSRARAMAHLYEHTGIEHRSMAIFEGTRQAFYNGTVPDTAERMRTFHRLAPPLAHRACESALHDANTDATAITHLVTASCTGLASPGVDIALIGSLGLSTTTQRVNIGFMGCHAALNALRTARAIALAEPDARVLVCCVELCSLHIQASQDNGCPVADALFADGAAACVIGNQEGANGPTLRRSASILLPDSLGAMGWTIGPAGFSMVLSPAVPDILSRYVKPWVGGVLAEEDLTINDVKSWAIHPGGPRVLESVAGSLGLPEGATEASATILREHGNMSSATVLFILEKLSQGNIRTPAMALAFGPGLTGEALVLS encoded by the coding sequence GTGAGCGCCCGCCTGCTCGGCATCGGCACCGCGACGCCCACGGGCCGGCTCGATCAGGCTGCCACCGCCCAGATGGTCGCGGCCATCGGCGGCGTCCGGCCATCTCGGGCCCGCGCGATGGCCCACCTCTACGAGCACACCGGCATCGAGCACCGATCGATGGCCATCTTCGAGGGCACCCGGCAGGCCTTCTACAACGGCACCGTGCCTGATACTGCCGAACGCATGCGCACGTTCCACAGGCTCGCGCCCCCGCTTGCCCATCGCGCGTGCGAGAGCGCGTTGCACGATGCCAACACCGATGCCACCGCCATCACGCACCTGGTCACCGCCAGTTGCACCGGCCTGGCCTCGCCCGGCGTCGACATCGCGCTCATCGGGTCATTGGGTCTTTCTACGACCACACAGCGCGTCAACATCGGCTTCATGGGGTGCCACGCCGCGCTCAACGCCCTGCGCACGGCACGCGCGATCGCGCTCGCCGAGCCCGACGCCCGCGTGCTCGTGTGCTGCGTCGAACTCTGCTCGCTGCACATCCAGGCCTCGCAAGACAATGGCTGCCCGGTCGCCGACGCCCTCTTCGCCGACGGCGCGGCCGCGTGCGTCATTGGCAATCAGGAAGGCGCGAACGGCCCAACGCTCCGCCGCAGCGCGTCGATCCTGCTGCCCGATAGCCTGGGCGCCATGGGCTGGACCATCGGCCCCGCGGGGTTCTCGATGGTCCTCTCCCCGGCCGTCCCCGACATCCTGTCACGCTACGTCAAGCCCTGGGTCGGGGGCGTGCTCGCCGAAGAGGATCTTACGATCAACGATGTAAAGTCATGGGCCATCCACCCCGGCGGCCCCCGCGTGCTCGAGTCGGTCGCCGGGTCGCTCGGCCTGCCCGAGGGCGCCACCGAGGCCTCCGCCACCATCCTCCGCGAGCACGGCAATATGTCGAGCGCGACGGTCCTGTTCATCCTCGAGAAGTTATCCCAAGGAAACATAAGAACACCAGCGATGGCGCTGGCGTTCGGGCCGGGGCTGACCGGCGAGGCGTTGGTGCTGTCGTAG
- a CDS encoding NAD(P)/FAD-dependent oxidoreductase, with protein sequence MVTGRRLEGRYDAVVIGAGPAGSMAALSLARRGVRTLMVDKAHKGRWKVCGCCLGATGIDALHDAGLGRVLGASSPLDSFTLAARETRTTLRLPGFASISRESLDRSLAEAAEVAGVETRWSTSASASSDGTAALNDGTEIRAGVIIDASGLQGQRATPTRVARATRIGLGLTTAGSRCEPGELTMAVGCGGYLGRVALPDGRVDFAAAVTPGFVRGSGSPINALRTIWHSAGLDPADVPDGAWRGTPALSRRRHAQEGRILRVGDAAGYVEPFTGEGMSWALLAASRIADDAIACIEHGPDASAWEGTLHRLLSRRHARCRAVSRAVRSPWLVSMAIRMSNVAPRLGSLASGTLSGAARSPA encoded by the coding sequence ATGGTCACGGGACGACGGCTCGAAGGACGGTACGACGCGGTCGTGATCGGGGCCGGCCCGGCCGGCTCGATGGCCGCGCTGTCGCTCGCCCGACGCGGCGTCCGCACGCTCATGGTTGATAAGGCACACAAGGGCCGCTGGAAGGTCTGCGGCTGCTGCCTTGGTGCGACGGGAATCGACGCGCTGCACGACGCCGGTCTCGGTCGCGTCCTCGGCGCTTCATCGCCGCTCGATTCGTTCACGCTGGCGGCAAGGGAAACACGGACGACGCTCCGATTGCCCGGCTTTGCTTCCATCTCTCGGGAGTCGCTCGACCGATCGCTCGCCGAGGCAGCAGAAGTTGCGGGTGTCGAGACGCGCTGGAGCACGAGCGCCAGCGCATCATCCGACGGCACGGCGGCGCTGAACGACGGCACCGAGATCCGCGCGGGTGTCATCATCGACGCCAGCGGGTTGCAAGGCCAACGCGCAACGCCAACGCGGGTCGCTCGGGCGACCCGGATCGGCCTTGGCCTAACCACGGCAGGCTCCCGTTGCGAACCGGGTGAACTCACCATGGCCGTGGGGTGCGGTGGGTATCTTGGGCGCGTGGCGTTGCCCGACGGCCGTGTTGACTTCGCCGCCGCCGTGACGCCGGGGTTCGTGCGCGGCAGTGGATCACCCATCAACGCGCTACGAACCATCTGGCACAGCGCTGGGCTCGATCCTGCCGACGTCCCCGATGGTGCCTGGCGAGGCACGCCCGCCCTGTCGCGGCGCCGCCACGCGCAGGAGGGGCGCATCCTCAGAGTGGGCGACGCCGCCGGCTACGTCGAGCCGTTCACCGGCGAGGGCATGTCGTGGGCGCTGCTGGCCGCATCACGCATCGCCGATGACGCGATCGCCTGCATCGAGCATGGTCCCGATGCGTCGGCGTGGGAGGGAACGCTGCATCGCCTCCTTTCCAGACGCCACGCTCGATGCCGTGCCGTGTCGAGAGCCGTCCGGTCGCCATGGCTCGTCTCGATGGCGATCCGAATGTCGAACGTGGCACCGCGCCTGGGCTCCCTTGCCAGCGGCACCCTGAGCGGTGCCGCGCGGAGCCCCGCGTGA
- a CDS encoding methyltransferase domain-containing protein has product MPRVLVGELMDDPTLDPAEHAHALRGLARLNAMSRAPSVLYPILRREAARLDRPLTIVDIATGSADVPVALLERASRDGVRFDITACDISRVALEHARDRARSANVTLAAHQLDILNEDAPQADVLVCSLFLHHLTDEQVRLVLGKMAAAAHRMVLISDLRRGPWGTTLAAVIPRLVTRSHVVHVDGLRSARAALSIGEARAMARGIAEGKGWTVARAFPARMLIRWSRDDGSKDGTTRS; this is encoded by the coding sequence ATGCCCCGCGTGCTCGTCGGCGAATTGATGGACGACCCAACGCTCGACCCCGCCGAGCACGCCCACGCCCTGCGCGGCCTGGCACGCCTGAACGCCATGAGCCGCGCACCAAGCGTGCTGTATCCGATCTTGCGGCGTGAAGCGGCACGGCTCGACCGCCCGCTCACCATCGTCGACATCGCGACCGGCAGCGCCGACGTGCCGGTCGCGCTCCTTGAGCGTGCGAGTCGCGATGGTGTCCGATTCGATATCACCGCCTGCGATATCAGCCGGGTCGCGCTCGAGCACGCTCGCGATCGGGCACGCTCGGCCAACGTCACGCTGGCCGCCCATCAGCTCGACATCTTGAACGAAGACGCTCCGCAAGCCGACGTGCTGGTGTGCTCGCTGTTCCTGCACCACCTGACCGACGAGCAGGTCCGCCTCGTGCTCGGCAAGATGGCCGCGGCCGCCCACCGCATGGTGCTCATCAGCGACCTGCGGCGTGGCCCGTGGGGCACCACGCTGGCCGCTGTCATTCCGAGGCTCGTCACGCGTTCTCATGTCGTTCACGTCGACGGCCTGCGATCCGCTCGTGCCGCCCTGAGCATCGGTGAAGCCCGGGCCATGGCACGGGGAATTGCTGAGGGCAAGGGCTGGACCGTCGCCAGGGCGTTCCCCGCGCGTATGCTCATCCGATGGTCACGGGACGACGGCTCGAAGGACGGTACGACGCGGTCGTGA
- a CDS encoding serine/threonine-protein kinase — MPVDDLYQRAKAMFLRICDAPAGERAALVETLCEGDEDLKSEVLSLLSHDIEDDAFGDGLPPGTEVGGFEIVRELGAGAMGVVYEARQRTPDRAVALKVVRGGAASPSLRRRLEHESAALARLQHPGIASVYEAGIDRDTGAPYFAMELVDGRPLTAYANEHDLSIDARVEMLACIADAVQHAHQRGVIHRDLKPGNILVDEQDRPRVLDFGIARLSTDGDHDATMRTLPGQVVGTLAYMSPEQAAGDPAAVDARADIYALGALGYELLSGELPLAVRDKPLVEALRLIQHDEPRALGTLNRRLRGDLETVLAAALEKDPARRYPSAAALAGDLRRALRDEPIMARPATTLYQLRKFARRRKGPVIAAGIVAMALVVASVVSVAFALNAQRQRVLAEQRLTDVRALANTMLFDLHDLIEPLPGAIEARRQLVRTGLEYLDRLAQDAGDNVELLEELAEAYFRIGDIQGNPNRANLGDPEAAIDSYQRSIELRERLARAHPSETSTIALARTQLAIGETLTSTPRAGEVVTHTRRCLDTLERLDSPDADHVRVMAEQRLGTAMLNMGRADEAIDHFQRALDASERLAADGDPVLVRRLTIGLNGMGLTLARLDRAEDALPHLERSLELRTAAVERDPQSVRAQRDLALVRHRLGDIKGDLGEKGAAVEIYAKARNTLAAIAKADTNDARAHFDWSVAEEKLANALLEVDRIADSRDGYAAARDLRTALADANPTNQLYRMASAIAIERVSHCSRLLGEHELTRAGYLQAIDIALDGLADDPNDVRLWTVLGISQKGMGQSYLDAPDANKDLARRWLTEARASLEDMTARGVTPTRSTLSLAAVDELLARCE, encoded by the coding sequence ATGCCAGTTGACGACCTCTACCAGCGCGCCAAGGCGATGTTCCTCCGGATCTGTGACGCTCCGGCGGGCGAGCGCGCCGCGCTCGTCGAGACGCTGTGCGAGGGCGACGAGGATCTTAAGAGCGAGGTCCTCAGCCTCCTGAGCCACGACATCGAAGACGACGCCTTTGGCGACGGCCTGCCACCGGGCACCGAGGTTGGCGGGTTCGAGATCGTGCGTGAGCTTGGTGCTGGCGCGATGGGCGTGGTCTACGAGGCTCGCCAGCGGACGCCCGATCGGGCGGTGGCGCTCAAGGTCGTCAGGGGTGGGGCCGCCTCGCCCTCTTTGCGCCGCCGGCTCGAGCACGAGTCGGCCGCTCTTGCCCGTCTGCAGCATCCCGGGATTGCGAGCGTGTACGAAGCCGGGATCGATCGCGACACCGGCGCTCCATACTTCGCGATGGAACTGGTCGATGGGCGTCCGCTGACGGCATACGCCAACGAGCATGATCTGTCGATCGACGCTCGTGTGGAAATGCTTGCCTGCATAGCCGACGCCGTGCAGCACGCGCACCAGCGGGGCGTGATCCACCGCGACCTGAAGCCGGGCAACATCCTTGTTGATGAGCAAGACCGCCCCCGCGTGCTCGACTTCGGTATAGCGAGGCTGAGTACCGACGGCGATCACGATGCCACGATGCGTACGCTGCCCGGCCAGGTCGTCGGCACCCTGGCGTACATGAGCCCCGAGCAAGCAGCGGGCGATCCGGCTGCCGTCGACGCCAGGGCGGACATCTACGCACTGGGAGCCCTCGGCTACGAGCTGCTCTCGGGCGAGTTGCCGCTGGCCGTACGCGACAAGCCATTAGTTGAGGCGCTGCGGTTGATCCAGCACGACGAGCCACGCGCCCTTGGCACGCTCAACCGCCGGCTGCGCGGTGATCTGGAGACCGTGCTGGCCGCGGCTCTGGAGAAGGACCCCGCGCGCCGCTATCCCTCAGCGGCCGCGCTGGCCGGGGACTTGCGACGTGCTCTACGCGATGAGCCGATTATGGCGCGTCCGGCGACGACGCTGTACCAACTCCGCAAGTTTGCGCGGCGGCGCAAGGGGCCGGTGATTGCCGCGGGCATCGTTGCCATGGCGCTCGTGGTCGCGAGCGTCGTCAGCGTGGCCTTCGCGCTCAATGCCCAGCGCCAACGCGTCCTGGCCGAACAACGCTTGACCGACGTACGGGCGCTGGCCAACACGATGCTCTTCGACCTGCACGACCTGATCGAACCGCTGCCCGGCGCGATCGAGGCCCGCCGCCAGCTCGTGCGGACGGGCCTGGAGTATCTCGACCGCTTGGCCCAGGACGCCGGTGACAACGTTGAACTGCTGGAAGAATTGGCCGAGGCATATTTTCGAATTGGTGACATCCAGGGCAATCCCAACCGGGCGAACCTGGGCGATCCCGAGGCGGCGATTGACAGCTACCAGCGCAGTATCGAGCTGCGCGAGCGGCTCGCGCGAGCGCATCCGTCCGAGACGTCCACGATCGCCCTGGCTCGGACCCAACTCGCGATCGGTGAGACGCTCACCAGCACGCCGCGTGCGGGTGAGGTAGTGACACACACCCGGCGTTGCCTCGACACGCTCGAACGACTCGACTCGCCGGATGCCGACCATGTGCGTGTCATGGCCGAGCAACGCCTCGGCACGGCGATGCTCAACATGGGCCGAGCCGACGAAGCGATCGATCACTTCCAGCGTGCGCTCGATGCGTCCGAGCGGCTGGCGGCCGATGGCGATCCGGTGCTGGTCCGCCGCCTGACCATCGGCCTGAATGGCATGGGCCTCACGCTCGCCCGGCTCGATCGCGCGGAGGACGCCCTGCCCCACCTCGAACGCTCGCTCGAGTTACGCACGGCAGCGGTGGAAAGAGACCCCCAGAGCGTGCGCGCCCAACGGGATCTCGCGCTGGTCCGGCATCGCCTGGGCGACATCAAGGGCGACTTGGGCGAGAAGGGCGCCGCCGTTGAGATTTACGCGAAGGCCCGCAATACGCTCGCGGCCATCGCGAAAGCCGACACGAACGACGCCCGTGCCCACTTCGACTGGTCGGTGGCCGAAGAAAAGCTGGCCAACGCGTTGCTGGAGGTCGATCGCATTGCCGATTCGCGCGACGGCTATGCAGCAGCACGGGACTTGCGCACCGCTCTGGCCGACGCCAACCCGACGAACCAGCTCTATCGCATGGCTTCGGCCATCGCCATCGAGCGCGTGTCGCATTGTTCACGTCTGTTAGGAGAGCACGAACTGACGCGTGCGGGCTATCTCCAAGCGATAGACATCGCCCTTGATGGCTTGGCCGATGATCCGAATGATGTGCGATTGTGGACGGTGCTAGGCATCTCGCAGAAGGGCATGGGCCAATCGTACCTCGACGCGCCAGACGCGAACAAGGACCTCGCCCGGCGTTGGCTGACCGAGGCTCGGGCTTCACTCGAAGATATGACCGCGCGCGGCGTGACGCCCACGCGCTCGACGCTCTCGCTGGCTGCGGTCGACGAGCTGCTCGCAAGGTGCGAGTAG
- a CDS encoding ECF-type sigma factor has product MLLLAAAAGDAGAAERLAPMVYDNLRRLASARLGGGGGQADWTCQPTAIVHEAYLRLADQDKVDWQGRTHFFAIGAEMVRRVIADEAKRRGRQKRGGGWGRVTLDGAALEAGSLPIDPLDLDEALTKLASVDERAARIVSLRFFGGLTEPEAAAVLGVSERTVRGDWRSAKAFLRRELAQAETEDAS; this is encoded by the coding sequence ATGCTGCTGCTGGCCGCGGCGGCGGGTGATGCTGGTGCCGCCGAGCGGTTGGCCCCGATGGTCTACGACAACCTGCGTCGCCTCGCGTCGGCGCGCCTTGGCGGTGGTGGTGGGCAAGCCGACTGGACCTGCCAGCCCACGGCTATCGTGCACGAGGCGTACCTGCGCCTGGCCGACCAGGACAAGGTCGACTGGCAGGGCCGCACCCACTTCTTTGCGATCGGCGCGGAAATGGTGCGCCGGGTCATCGCCGACGAAGCAAAACGGCGCGGCCGACAGAAGCGTGGCGGTGGGTGGGGGCGCGTCACGCTCGACGGCGCGGCGCTGGAAGCGGGGTCGTTGCCGATTGACCCGCTCGACCTCGACGAAGCGCTCACGAAACTGGCCTCCGTTGATGAGCGTGCCGCTCGGATCGTCTCGCTTCGGTTCTTCGGTGGCCTGACCGAGCCCGAGGCCGCCGCGGTGTTGGGAGTCAGCGAGCGCACGGTGCGCGGCGATTGGCGCAGCGCGAAGGCGTTCCTGCGCCGAGAGTTGGCCCAGGCCGAGACCGAAGATGCCAGTTGA
- a CDS encoding RidA family protein — protein sequence MTRTNISTNGPYEATNGYSRCVKIDHETHTDFFFAGTTAMNPDGSIECEGDAGGQTRAILERIGAVLAEHGAGLEHVVSTRMYVADAAHAEAVGQAHGEVFKDIRPAATLLVVAGLVDGRMLVEIEATAIAPR from the coding sequence ATGACCCGCACCAACATCTCCACCAACGGCCCCTACGAAGCTACCAACGGCTACAGCCGCTGCGTCAAGATTGACCACGAAACTCATACCGACTTCTTCTTCGCCGGCACCACGGCCATGAACCCCGATGGCTCGATCGAGTGCGAGGGCGACGCGGGTGGGCAGACGCGGGCGATCCTCGAACGCATCGGCGCGGTGCTTGCCGAGCATGGTGCCGGGCTGGAGCACGTGGTCTCGACGCGGATGTACGTGGCCGACGCCGCGCACGCCGAAGCGGTGGGGCAGGCCCACGGCGAGGTGTTCAAGGACATCCGCCCGGCCGCCACGCTGCTCGTGGTGGCCGGGCTGGTGGATGGGCGGATGCTTGTGGAGATCGAGGCGACGGCGATCGCGCCCCGATAG
- a CDS encoding aminotransferase class I/II-fold pyridoxal phosphate-dependent enzyme, which translates to MTATTATRPFNARTDDILAQLEEGGQYKHLQMLAGPMGPTVRLRDANGSYREVICMCSNNYLGLANHPEVVEAGIEGLRKYGAGTASVRFICGTFDCHEVIEKTIAKYMGTESCYTFVSCWTANEALYPTFAEPGDMLLSDELNHACIIDGIRLAAVIKKGVIKGVYKHNDLGSLREKLEAARANPDVTGQVWVVTDGVFSMEGDIADLPALRKLCDEFDAMLVVDDSHAHGVMGASGRGTHEHYNMCPGADGHDASLGEVDFFTGTLGKGLGGGAGGFIAGSRRGTELIVQRGRPTLFSNALPCTVACSANKAIEIVMREPERVQTLRDISTYARTEIKNAGFEVIDSPTAICPIIVGETSKAIAMSKRLLELGVFVIGFGYPVVPEGEARLRLQLSAVHTKEHVDRVVDALKKL; encoded by the coding sequence ATGACCGCCACGACCGCCACCCGCCCCTTTAACGCCCGCACCGACGACATCCTCGCCCAACTCGAAGAGGGCGGGCAGTACAAGCACCTCCAGATGCTGGCCGGCCCGATGGGGCCGACGGTGAGGCTCCGCGACGCCAACGGGAGCTACCGCGAAGTCATCTGCATGTGCTCAAACAACTACCTGGGCCTGGCCAACCACCCCGAGGTGGTCGAGGCAGGCATCGAGGGGCTGCGAAAGTACGGCGCGGGCACGGCCAGCGTACGGTTCATCTGCGGCACGTTCGATTGCCACGAGGTGATCGAGAAGACCATCGCCAAGTACATGGGGACCGAGAGCTGCTACACGTTCGTGAGCTGCTGGACGGCGAACGAGGCGCTCTACCCCACGTTCGCCGAGCCGGGCGATATGCTGCTGTCCGACGAGCTGAACCACGCCTGCATCATCGACGGCATCCGCCTGGCGGCCGTCATTAAGAAGGGTGTGATCAAGGGCGTCTACAAGCACAACGACCTGGGCAGCCTGCGCGAGAAGCTCGAAGCGGCGCGTGCGAATCCAGACGTGACCGGCCAGGTCTGGGTCGTTACCGACGGCGTCTTCAGCATGGAGGGCGACATCGCCGACCTGCCCGCGCTTCGGAAGCTCTGCGACGAGTTCGACGCGATGCTTGTGGTCGACGACAGCCACGCCCACGGCGTGATGGGGGCCTCCGGCCGGGGCACTCATGAGCATTACAACATGTGCCCCGGCGCCGATGGCCACGACGCGAGCCTGGGCGAGGTTGACTTCTTCACCGGCACGCTGGGCAAGGGCCTGGGCGGCGGCGCGGGCGGGTTCATCGCCGGGAGTCGTCGTGGTACGGAGCTCATCGTCCAGCGCGGCCGGCCGACGCTGTTTAGTAACGCCCTGCCCTGCACGGTCGCGTGCAGCGCCAACAAAGCGATCGAGATCGTGATGCGCGAGCCCGAGCGCGTGCAAACGCTGCGCGACATTTCCACCTACGCGCGCACCGAGATCAAGAACGCCGGCTTCGAGGTCATCGATTCGCCCACGGCCATCTGCCCGATCATCGTTGGCGAGACGAGCAAGGCCATCGCGATGAGCAAGCGGCTGCTGGAACTGGGCGTGTTCGTGATTGGCTTTGGCTACCCCGTCGTGCCCGAGGGCGAGGCGCGGCTGCGGTTGCAGTTGTCGGCGGTGCACACGAAGGAGCATGTGGATCGGGTTGTCGATGCGTTGAAGAAGCTGTAA
- a CDS encoding DNRLRE domain-containing protein encodes MHAKFATVFAASLVLAAPAIGLAQEETRPVVADTYVESTMPGTNFGSADELAAGKGSFWGLGFGRIYLMFDLSDLTNPDQIETATLRIFQHRTEPAAGGLGDDVFALLSDWDESTVTWDTKPANGDRAGNDSRRVGASGSVGWLDYDVSALVRDIVGGAPNNGFAVAQLRESTAGASRYGYFRSSEFSDATLHPELVLVLRDTCRVDLDGDGDLTIFDFLAFQNAFDAGDLAADFDGDGSLTIFDFLAFQNEFDAGC; translated from the coding sequence ATGCACGCCAAGTTTGCCACCGTTTTTGCTGCCTCCCTCGTCCTAGCCGCACCGGCCATCGGCCTGGCACAGGAAGAGACCCGCCCCGTCGTCGCCGACACGTATGTCGAGAGCACCATGCCCGGCACCAACTTCGGTTCGGCTGATGAACTAGCAGCAGGCAAGGGCAGTTTCTGGGGCCTGGGTTTCGGTCGCATTTACCTGATGTTCGACCTCAGCGACCTGACCAACCCCGACCAGATCGAGACCGCCACGCTGCGCATCTTCCAGCACCGCACCGAGCCGGCGGCCGGCGGGTTGGGCGACGACGTGTTCGCCCTGCTCAGCGACTGGGACGAGTCGACGGTCACCTGGGATACCAAGCCCGCCAATGGCGACCGCGCGGGCAACGACAGCCGACGCGTGGGGGCCAGCGGCTCGGTCGGCTGGCTCGACTACGACGTGTCCGCCCTGGTGCGCGACATCGTGGGCGGGGCGCCCAATAACGGCTTCGCGGTTGCCCAACTGCGGGAGAGCACCGCCGGCGCCTCACGGTATGGCTACTTCCGCAGCAGCGAATTCTCCGATGCCACGCTCCACCCCGAGCTCGTGCTCGTGCTGCGGGACACCTGCCGCGTGGATCTGGATGGCGATGGCGACCTCACCATCTTCGACTTCCTGGCCTTCCAGAACGCCTTCGACGCGGGCGACCTGGCCGCCGACTTCGACGGCGACGGCAGCCTGACGATCTTCGACTTCCTGGCATTCCAGAACGAGTTCGACGCGGGCTGCTAA
- a CDS encoding FG-GAP repeat protein: MPPDPGIFDQFGSDAAVFGDRLLVTAPADDDAAADAGVAFLFDMRTGSLVRTLDGFDLVGTDWYGYATSLGPTAAVVSAWGLNVGAGPTGAILLYDPATGEFLDTYAPSGLGIGSRFGFSLDIEEDLAIAGAPNAMGLRLAAGAAFLLDLSIPDAVAQLGRLEASDGNQGAGFGSAVAIQGSHAIVGAPRDSEIGPSSGAAYLFDISDPLRPVELAKLTASDGEDFDMFGKSVALHGSVAVVGAPDADVPGVSGAGAAYVYDLTDPRNPREVTMLAEADAGVLGNFGLFVATDGDTVLVGAPQFDGDVANSGIVYVYDAATGAPMEPIRAGSPSFGARFGTGLDLSGRHLAVGAPLDDASGVQAGAAYLFVALCKADFDGDGELTIFDFLAFQNAFDVGDLAADFDEDGSLTIFDFLAFQNEFDAGC; the protein is encoded by the coding sequence ATGCCACCCGATCCTGGCATTTTCGATCAGTTCGGCTCTGATGCTGCAGTGTTCGGCGATCGCCTGCTCGTCACTGCTCCGGCCGACGACGACGCCGCCGCCGACGCCGGAGTGGCATTCCTTTTTGATATGAGAACCGGCTCGCTCGTCCGTACGCTCGACGGCTTCGATCTGGTCGGTACCGACTGGTACGGATATGCCACCAGCCTGGGGCCGACAGCGGCCGTCGTCTCGGCGTGGGGGCTCAATGTCGGCGCGGGTCCGACGGGCGCGATCCTGCTGTACGACCCCGCCACGGGCGAGTTCCTCGACACGTACGCGCCAAGCGGCCTTGGCATTGGCTCCCGTTTCGGATTCTCGCTCGACATCGAGGAAGATCTGGCTATCGCCGGTGCGCCCAACGCGATGGGCCTTCGATTGGCAGCGGGGGCGGCGTTCCTGCTCGACCTAAGCATCCCCGACGCGGTTGCCCAACTCGGCCGACTGGAAGCGAGCGATGGCAACCAGGGTGCGGGCTTTGGCTCCGCGGTTGCGATCCAGGGTTCGCATGCCATTGTCGGCGCGCCGAGGGACAGTGAGATCGGGCCGTCGTCCGGCGCGGCGTATCTGTTCGACATCTCAGATCCGCTGCGACCCGTGGAACTCGCCAAGCTGACGGCCAGCGACGGAGAGGACTTTGACATGTTCGGCAAGTCCGTTGCACTGCACGGTTCGGTCGCCGTGGTCGGAGCGCCCGACGCAGACGTGCCGGGCGTGAGTGGCGCTGGCGCAGCCTACGTGTACGACCTGACCGACCCGCGTAACCCACGAGAGGTCACCATGCTCGCCGAGGCGGATGCCGGGGTGCTCGGCAATTTCGGACTGTTCGTTGCCACCGACGGTGACACGGTGCTCGTTGGCGCACCGCAATTCGATGGTGACGTTGCAAATTCGGGGATCGTGTACGTGTACGATGCGGCGACGGGAGCGCCGATGGAACCCATCCGGGCCGGCTCACCAAGCTTCGGGGCACGGTTCGGAACGGGGTTAGATCTTTCTGGCCGACACCTGGCGGTCGGAGCTCCCCTGGACGACGCGTCTGGCGTACAAGCCGGAGCAGCATACCTCTTTGTAGCACTCTGCAAGGCCGACTTCGACGGCGACGGCGAACTCACCATCTTCGATTTCCTCGCATTCCAGAACGCCTTCGATGTGGGCGACCTGGCAGCAGATTTCGACGAGGACGGCTCGCTGACTATCTTCGACTTCCTCGCATTCCAGAACGAGTTCGACGCGGGCTGCTGA